Proteins encoded in a region of the Acomys russatus chromosome 14, mAcoRus1.1, whole genome shotgun sequence genome:
- the Kcnj5 gene encoding G protein-activated inward rectifier potassium channel 4 produces MAGDSRNAMSQDMEIGATPRDHKKIPKQARDYIPVATDRTRLLAEGKKPRQRYMEKSGKCNVHHGNVQETYRYLSDLFTTLVDLKWRFNLLVFTMVYTITWLFFGFIWWLIAYVRGDLDHVGDQEWIPCVENLSGFVSAFLFSIETETTIGYGFRVITEKCPEGIVLLLVQAILGSIVNAFMVGCMFVKISQPKKRAETLMFSNNAVISVRDEKLCLMFRVGDLRNSHIVEASIRAKLIKSRQTKEGEFIPLNQTDINVGFDTGDDRLFLVSPLIISHEINEKSPFWEMSRAQLEQEEFEVVVILEGMVEATGMTCQARSSYMDTEVLWGHRFTPVLTLEKGFYEVDYNTFHDTYETNTPSCCAKELAEMKRNGRFVQYLPSPPLLGGCVEAGKEAEAEQDEDDEPNGPNASPATRGSM; encoded by the exons ATGGCCGGTGACTCTAGGAATGCTATGAGCCAAGACATGGAAATAGGAGCCACTCCCCGGGACCACAAGAAGATTCCCAAACAGGCACGGGATTACATCCCCGTTGCCACGGACCGCACTCGCCTGCTGGCAGAAGGCAAGAAGCCACGCCAGCGCTACATGGAGAAGAGTGGCAAGTGCAATGTGCACCACGGCAACGTTCAAGAAACCTACCGCTACCTAAGTGACCTCTTCACCACCCTGGTGGACCTCAAATGGCGATTCAACCTTCTGGTCTTCACCATGGTCTATACCATCACATGGCTATTCTTTGGCTTCATCTGGTGGCTCATCGCTTATGTCCGAGGTGACCTGGACCACGTGGGTGACCAAGAATGGATTCCTTGTGTTGAAAACCTCAGTGGCTTTGTGTCTGCTTTCCTGTTCTCCATCGAGACAGAAACAACCATTGGGTACGGCTTCAGAGTCATCACTGAGAAGTGTCCAGAAGGGATCGTACTTCTTCTAGtgcaggccatcctgggctctaTTGTTAATGCCTTCATGGTGGGCTGCATGTTTGTAAAGATCAGCCAGCCCAAGAAGAGAGCAGAGACCCTCATGTTTTCCAACAACGCCGTCATCTCCGTTCGGGATGAGAAGCTGTGCCTCATGTTCCGGGTAGGGGACCTCCGGAACTCCCACATCGTGGAGGCCTCCATCCGTGCCAAGCTCATCAAGTCCAGACAGACCAAAGAAGGGGAATTCATCCCCTTGAACCAGACCGATATTAATGTGGGCTTTGACACCGGTGACGACCGTCTCTTCCTGGTGTCCCCACTCATCATCTCCCATGAGATCAACGAGAAGAGCCCTTTCTGGGAGATGTCTCGTGCTCAGCTGGAACAGGAAGAGTTTGAAGTTGTGGTCATCCTAGAAGGGATGGTAGAAGCAACAG GCATGACTTGCCAAGCACGAAGCTCTTACATGGATACAGAGGTGCTCTGGGGTCACCGATTCACACCAGTCCTCACCTTGGAAAAGGGCTTCTATGAGGTGGACTACAACACTTTCCATGACACCTATGAAACCAACACACCCAGCTGCTGTGCCAAGGAGCTGGCAGAAATGAAACGGAATGGCCGGTTTGTCCagtaccttcccagccctcccttGCTTGGGGGTTGtgtggaggctgggaaggaggcggaggcggagCAGGATGAAGATGATGAACCCAATGGACCGAATGCGTCCCCGGCAACCAGGGGCTCAATGTGA